The following coding sequences lie in one Helicoverpa zea isolate HzStark_Cry1AcR chromosome 14, ilHelZeax1.1, whole genome shotgun sequence genomic window:
- the LOC124636188 gene encoding mitochondrial tRNA-specific 2-thiouridylase 1, producing the protein MMFKKIALGISGGVDSAVSALLLKRAGYQVEGVFMRNWDNNYEAGFCSDERDFEDATFVCRKLDIPLHRVYFIKEYWNEVFSVLLEEYETGLTPNPDILCNRYIKFDSFFQHCRNNLGFDAIATGHYANTSFGPFLEKYNENEGVRLLQPMDKHKDQTFFLSQVKQFSLRKCMFPLAGLLKKEVRQIAKSEGLLNVAGKKDSTGICFIGKNKFQDFIEEYIETKKGQFIDVDTGQVVGEHGGLHKWTVGQRCCIPSHKEAYFIFKKDLDTNNIYVVSGTKHPALWNNICLTGPPHWIHSEPTELVNNSVLNCYFRFQHTKPLTACRVVRNAEGLTIILDNKLRALTEGQFGVLYKDGECLGSAKIKNICHNLV; encoded by the exons ATGATGTTTAAGAAAATAGCATTAGGTATCTCAGGAGGTGTTGATAGTGCTGTATCTGCACTTCTCCTCAAGCGAGCTG GATACCAAGTTGAAGGTGTGTTTATGAGGAATTGGGACAATAACTATGAAGCCGGTTTTTGTTCAGATGAAAGAGATTTCGAAGACGCAACATTTGTGTGTCGTAAGCTCGATATTCCTTTGCATAGAGTATACTTTATTAAAGAATATTGGAATGAGGTGTTCAGTGTGTTACTTGAAGAGTATGAGACAGGTCTAACGCCAAACCCGGATATATTGTGCAATAGATATATTAAATTTGACAGCTTTTTCCAACATTGCAGGAACAATTTAGGCTTTGATGCTATAGCAACGGGTCACTATGCAAATACATCATTCGGCCCGTTTTTGGAAAAGTACAATGAGAATGAAG GAGTTAGGTTGTTACAGCCTATGGATAAACACAAAGATCAAACATTCTTCCTATCACAAGTGAAGCAATTCTCACTCAGAAAATGTATGTTTCCCTTAGCGGGGTTGTTAAAGAAGGAAGTTAGGCAAATAGCTAAATCTGAAGGCCTGTTGAATGTAGCCGGTAAAAAAGACAGCACTGGTATCTGTTTCATTGGAAAAAATAAGTTTCAGGATTTCATTGAAGAA TACATTGAAACAAAGAAAGGTCAGTTCATAGACGTAGACACAGGTCAAGTAGTGGGAGAACATGGAGGTCTGCACAAGTGGACAGTTGGTCAAAGATGTTGTATACCAAGCCATAAAGAAGCATacttcatatttaaaaaagatttggatacaaacaatatttatgtG GTGTCAGGAACCAAGCACCCAGCACTCTGGAATAATATATGTTTAACAGGCCCACCCCATTGGATACATAGTGAACCCACAGAATTAGTCAATAATAGTGTATTGAATTGCTACTTTCGATTTCAACACACAAAACCACTCACAGCCTGTAGAGTGGTCAGAAATGCTGAAGGGCTGACTATTATACTAGATAATAAATTAAGGGCATTAACAGAAGGCCAATTTGGAGTACTGTATAAAGATGGAGAATGCCTTGGGAGTGCAAAGATTAAGAACATTTGTCATAATTTAGTTTAG
- the LOC124636190 gene encoding proteasome subunit beta type-2, whose translation MSNINLQCLLGIQCNDFVMIAADQSNSHSIMVMKDDEEKIHKISDKLIMGVIGDQGDSTQFAEYIAKNIQLYKMRNGYELGPTAAANFTRRNLAEYLRSSTPYFVNVLMGGYDKENGPELYFMDYLASSVKVPFACHGFGGYLSLSIMDRYHKKDATEEEAYEILKKCVKEVHRRLFVSLPNFQVTVVDRNGIRVLPVINSELLK comes from the exons ATGTCGAACATTAACTTGCAATGTCTATTAGGGATACAGTGTAATGATTTCGTAATGATAGCAGCCGATCAGAGCAATAGCCACAGTATTATGGTGATGAAAGACG ATGAGGAGAAGATTCACAAGATATCTGACAAACTGATAATGGGTGTGATTGGTGATCAAGGCGACTCTACTCAATTTGCTGAATACATTGCTAAGAATATCCAGTTGTACAAAATGCGTAATGGATATGAGCTAGGACCCACTGCTGCCGCTAATTTCACTCGCAGGAATCTCGCCGAGTATCTGAGAAGCAGC ACACCTTACTTTGTGAATGTTCTGATGGGTGGCTATGACAAAGAGAATGGTCCAGAACTATATTTCATGGACTACCTTGCATCCAGTGTGAAAGTACCTTTTGCCTGTCACGGATTTGGTGGTTACCTCAGCTTGAGTATCATGGATCGCTACCACAAAAAAG ATGCCACTGAGGAAGAAGCATATGAAATCCTGAAGAAGTGTGTGAAGGAGGTTCACAGGAGACTGTTTGTCAGCCTGCCAAACTTCCAAGTGACAGTTGTCGATAGGAATGGCATTAGAGTACTGCCTGTTATTAACTCTGAGCTGTTGAAGTGA
- the LOC124636191 gene encoding synaptobrevin homolog YKT6, translating into MVKIYALGVLYKGVNSATLLKAAYNLQSFSIFQRGSVQEFMVFVSKTIVERTQPASRQSVKEGEYMLQVYVRADNLAGVLISDHEYPNRVAHTLITKILDEFTAAVPATQWPSGSEDRIDFHVLPEYLTKYQNPREADALTKIQNDLDETKIILHDTIKAVLERGEKLDDVVAKTESLSMQSKLFYKTARKTNSCCNF; encoded by the coding sequence ATGGTGAAAATTTATGCACTGGGTGTGCTATACAAAGGAGTCAACAGTGCGACACTCCTTAAGGCAGCGTACAATCTACAAAGCTTCAGTATATTCCAGCGAGGCTCAGTTCAAGAGTTCATGGTGTTTGTTAGTAAGACAATAGTAGAAAGAACCCAGCCAGCATCTCGGCAGTCTGTTAAAGAAGGAGAGTATATGCTACAAGTCTATGTTAGAGCAGATAACTTAGCAGGAGTTCTGATATCTGACCATGAGTACCCTAACAGAGTGGCTCACACACTGATCACCAAAATACTGGATGAGTTCACAGCAGCAGTGCCTGCTACCCAATGGCCATCAGGCAGTGAAGACAGAATAGATTTCCATGTGTTGCCAGAATACTTAACAAAATACCAAAACCCCAGGGAAGCTGATGCATTGACAAAAATACAGAATGACTTGGATGAAACAAAGATCATTCTCCATGATACTATTAAGGCCGTGCTAGAAAGAGGTGAGAAATTAGATGATGTTGTTGCTAAGACTGAGAGTCTATCGATGCAgagtaaattattttacaagacTGCCCGAAAGACTAACAGCTGCTGTAATTTCTAA
- the LOC124636189 gene encoding transcription initiation factor TFIID subunit 8: MAENTEKVESGLDARRRILNIAVSTVLLETGFESAEKMALETLTEMLQCFLTEVGNSAKGYCELSGRVEPVLGDVYMALINMGINLQGLEQYAARPNRHVIQPPQQAPAPRTPAMLSAGSKAKAAPHIPFHLPPLPDPHAYIRTPTHKQPVTEYEAIREKAASQKRDIERALTKFLAKTSETHNLFNTEDNQVFPLIACKPTFPAYLPCLLPTDQVFDFEELEYHFAVNNRTEDMPADKKDQSDNEADNMGDGDNPNSSQMDNPDTSMASSPERSKAGG, from the exons ATGGCAGAAAATACTGAGAAAGTAGAAAGTGGTTTAGATGCTCGGAGACGAATATTAAACATAGCTGTATCCACTGTTTTGCTGGAAACAGGCTTCGAGTCTGCTGAAAAAATGGCACTAGAAACTCTTACAGAAATGCTTCAGTGTT TTCTTACAGAGGTTGGTAACTCAGCTAAAGGATACTGTGAGCTATCGGGAAGAGTTGAACCAGTACTTGGAGATGTGTATATGGCACTAATCAATATGG GCATCAACTTACAAGGCCTGGAACAATATGCTGCTCGGCCCAACAGGCATGTGATTCAGCCTCCCCAGCAAGCCCCAGCTCCTCGGACACCAGCCATGCTGTCAGCAGGATCTAAGGCCAAGGCTGCTCCTCATATACCATTCCATCTGCCTCCATTACCTGATCCACATGCTTACATAAGGACACCA ACCCATAAGCAGCCAGTGACAGAATATGAAGCAATTAGAGAAAAGGCTGCCTCACAAAAGAGGGATATTGAGAGAGCACTAACTAAGTTCTTAGCTAAAACTAGTGAAACACACAACCTGTTCAATACTGAAGATAATCAGGTGTTCCCat TAATAGCCTGCAAGCCAACATTCCCAGCATACTTACCCTGCCTGTTACCTACAGACCAAGTATTTGATTTTGAAGAACTGGAGTACCACTTTGCTGTTAACAATCGAACTGAAGATATGCCAGCTGACAAGAAAG atcaatctgacaatgAAGCTGACAATATGGGTGATGGTGATAACCCAAATAGTTCACAAATGGACAATCCTGATACAAGTATGGCATCTAGCCCAGAACGGAGCAAAGCTGGTGGATAA